A region of the Microbulbifer pacificus genome:
CAGAAGCCATGGCCCACGGGTGGGTGGACAACCCGGATGTGTTTATCAGTATCGCTCCGGACAATACCGTCACCCTGATCAATCACCGCGGCGAAATGGGGCAGGGCATCCGCACCAGTGTGGCGATGGTCATGGCCGACGAAATGGGGGCCGACTGGCAGAAGGTGCGCGTTGAACAGGCCATTGCCAACGAAGAAAAATATGGCAACCAGAATACCGATGGCTCCCGTTCCATGCGCCACTGGTTTGACCCGCTGCGTCGAGCCGGTGCCGCGGCACGCAGCATGCTGGAACACGCGGCGGCCAAACTGTGGGGCGTGCCGGTGGCGGAATGTCGCACCGGGGTACATCAGGTAATCCATATTCCCACAAACCGTACGCTGTCTTTCGGTGAACTGGCGGCGACGGCTGCCGAGCAGCCGGTTCCGGAGCGCAAGTCCCTGAAGCTGAAAAGCCCGGACGAATGGCGCTTTATCATGCGCGAGCCGCAGGCGTTTCCCAAAACCAATGACGCCCAGCCGCTGGCCGTCGACGGAATGGATATCCTAACCGGCAAGGCACAGTTCGCCGCTGACGTCAGCTGGGACAACATGCTGTACGCAGTCATCGCACGCCCGCCATCTTACGGTGCGGCGGTAAAATCATTCGATGACAAAAAGGCGCTGGCGGTGCCGGGCGTGGTCAAGGTGATCCAGATGCCCACCGCAACGCAGCCCTCTGGCTATGAGCCCATGGGCGGGATTGCCGTGCTGGCGGAATCCACCTGGGCGGCGATCCAGGGACGCAAGGCGCTCGGCATCGACTGGGATAACGGGCCGGCCGGTGCCAATGCCAGTTACGACTCGGTCGCCTACCGCAAGCTACTGGGGGAGCGGGCGAAAACAACGGGCAAGGTGGTGAGCCAGAAGGGTGATATGGCGGCCGCCCGCGAGGCTGCTGCGCAGTCGTTGAGCGTCAATTACTACGCACCGCATATGGCCCAGGCGCCGATGGAACCCATGGCGGCCATGGTGCGGATTAACGGGGACAGGGCCGATGTGTGGACTTCGGTGCAGAATCCCCAAGCTGCCCGCGATGGCGTGGCCAAACGCCTGCAGTTGAAGCCGGAAAATGTCACTGTGCAGTGTGGTCTGATGGGCGGCGGCTTCGGGCGCAAAGCCAAACCGGACTATGTATTTGAGGCCGCGGACCTGAGCAAGGCGATGAATGGTCGCCCGGTACGGGTACAGTGGACCCGTGAAGATGACCTGCACAACGGCTTTTTCCACACGGTGGCACTGGAGCATATGCAAGGCTACCTGGACGACAACAAGCGGGTCAGCGGCTGGCTGCACCGTTCCCTTGCTCCCAGTATCTCGTCCCTGTTTGCCCCCAATGCCGAGTATCAGTCCCCGTCTGAAATGGGCATGGGCATCCGCAATATGCCGTTCGATATCCCGGCGGTACAGTTGGAGAACGGCGAGGCGGAGGGGCATATCCGTATCGGCTGGTTCCGCTCGGTATACAACGTGCCTCACGCCTTTGCGATCCAGAGTTTTGTTGCCGAGCTCGCCCATCTGGCGGGCAAAGATCACCGGGACTTTCTGCTGGAGTTACTGGGACCGGACAGAAAAATCGATCCGGGCAAGGAACATATATTTAATTACGGCGAAGACCCTGCGCGCTATCCCATCGACACGGCTCGTTACCGGGCAGTGATCGAGCGGGCTACGAAAGAGGCCGGCTGGGGTAGGGAAATGCCAGCCAACCGCGGGCTGGGTCTCGCGGTGCACAACAGCTTTGTGTCCTACTGCGCGATCGTGATGGATGTGGAGGTTACCGAGGGTGGCGATGTTATCGTGCACCGTGCGGATGTCGCGTTTGACTGCGGCCCCCAGATCAACCCGGATCGTGTCGCCGCCCAGATGGAAGGTGCCTGCGTGATGGGCACCGGCATCGCGTTGATGACGCAGATTACGGCCAAGGACGGACGGATTCAGCAGGATAACTTTCACCAGTACCTGGTACCGCGAATCAACCACGCCCCGCGGGAAATTCATGTACACGCGGTAAATAACGATCTGGATATGCCCCTCGGCGGCGTGGGGGAACCGGGGCTGCCGCCGGTGGCCCCGGCCCTGTGCAATGCGATTTTTGCCGCGACCGGCAAACGTATCCGCACCCTGCCGATCGCAGACCAGTTGAAAAGCTGAGCGGAGCGAGAGATGCAGCACCTCGATGTGCAGGTGGTAGAGCGGGGACTGGCGTGGCTGAGCGCCGGTGAAACCATCTGGTTCTGCACCGTGCTCTCCACGTTCGGATCATCGCCGCGGGCGCCGGGCTCGATCATGGTGGCGCGCGGGGATGGCAGGCATCTGGGCTCGTTATCCGGTGGCTGCGTGGAGGAGGATTTTCTCGCGCGGGTGCAGCGTGGCGAATTCAGCCAGCGGGTGTCTGTCGAACGCTACGGCGACCAGCGCGATCGACCTGCGGTTGAGCATCGCCTGCCGGTGCAGTTGCCCTGCGGCGGTATTCTGGAGGTATTGATTGAGCGCCTCACCCCGGAGCATGGGAATCGCCAGCACCTTGCGGAATTGCTCGCGGTATTGCGTGGACAGCGGCAGAAAATACGCACGGTCTCCCTGGTCGACGGGTGCAGTAGTCTGTTCCCGGTTGCGCACACCGACGGTGATACCGTATCGGTCACCGCGGATATCGCCAGCATTCGTGTGGGGCCTGCCTCACGCCTGGTGATCGCCGGGCTCTCCAGTGTTGCCAGAACCTGTGCAGAGTTTGCGGTGGCGCTGGGTTACGAAGTGATCCTGTGCGAACCGCGGGAAGAGGAATATCGCGATTTCCATCTCGCCGGTGTGCGTCTGGAAAAAATCTTCCCCTCACGGTTTATCGCCGAGGCGGGCAATTGCCACCAGCAGACTGCGGTGGTGGCGATGACTCACGACCCGCGTATCGATGACCTGGCGATGATGGAAGCGGTCAAAACTGACGCTTTCTATATCGGCGTTATGGGATCACGGCGAACCTCGGATAAACGGGCCACCCGGCTGTTATCCACAGGCGGCCTGACCGCGGAAGAGCTGGATCGCATCCATATGCCCATTGGCCTCGCTTTGGGGAGTAAAACACCTGCGGAAATCGCGCTGGCGGTGATGGCCGATATCCTGCGTGTACAGCGAGGTATCCGGCGCGATGCACTCTGACTTCGATAACCTGCCTTATGAACTCGGCGGCCGAACCCTGGGACTGGTAATGGCTGCCGGGTTTTCCCGGCGTTTCGGCGGTGTTGACAAACGCACCTTACGCTTGGCGGACGGTGTTGGTCTGCTCGAACACACGCTGGCGCAGCTTCGGCCCGTCTTTACGGACACGAGTGGGGCGAGCCTGCTGGCGGTGGTGATTCGTCCCGACGACTGCCCGACTGCGCTGGGGATCCCAGACGACTGCCACATTGTCAGAGCGCCCAATGCGCGCTGTGGCCTGGGGGCCAGTATCTCTGATGGGATGACCGCCGTACGGGAAATGTCGTTTATCCGTGATATCGACAGTGTTGCGATCCTGTTGGGGGATATGCCCGCACTGCAACCGGCAATACTCACGAAACTATTAAAACTCAGTGCTAACGATGCCATTGTCCGCCCGCGGTTTAACATGCAGTGCGGCCACCCCGTGGTGTTCGGACGAAAATTCTGGCCTGCGTTATATGGCCTTACCGGGGACGAGGGTGCACGCCAGGTCATCGCCGCGAATGTATCCGCGCTGACCGTCGTTGACGTGGATGACCCGGGTACACTTCTCGATATTGATACCCGGGGAGCGTTTGATCGCCACTGGCAGGGTAATGCCGGAATGACTTCGAATTTATTCCCAGCCGCTCAGGACTAACTTGCCGATCGTCCTGCCGGTTTCCAGTTGCCGGTGCGCCAGGCGCAAGTTGGTGGCACTTATCGGCTCCACCGTGTCACTGACGGTGGTCACTAGTGTCTCGTTATCCACCAGCTCCGCGATCTGCTCCAGTATCCATCCCTGGCGATCCATGTCATCGGTTGCAAATTGGCTGCGGGTAAACATGAACTCCCATACAAAGGTCGCACTTTTGGGTTTCAGCAGGTTCAGCGGCAGGGGCTCTTTATTGTCGACCACGCAGCAGATTTTCCCCTGGGGCTTGATGGCATTGGCCATGGCCGGGAAGTGCTGGTCGGTGTCTGCGAGGCAGAGAATATAATCAACCTCCGGAATACCGATATCCGTGAGCTCCTCATCCACCGGGTTGCGATGGTTCACCACATGGCTCGCCCCCATCTGTTTTACCCAGAAGCTGGATTTGGTGCGCGATGCGGTGGCGATCACATTGAGCTTGGCCAGCGCGCGCGCCAGCTGGATGGCCATGGAACCTACCCCCCCGGCGGCGCCAATGATCAGGATGGACTTGCCGGCATCTTTTCCGGTACTGCTGATTTCGAGTCGGTCAAACAGGGCTTCCCAGGCGGTGAGGCTGGTCAGTGGCAGCGCAGCCGCCGCGGAGTAGTCCTGGGTGCGGGGAATGCGGGCTGCGAGGCGCGCATCCACCAGCTGGAATTCGCTGTAGCAACCGGGTCGGGTGATATCGCCGGCATAGTACACCTGGTCGCCGGGCCCGAAGTTTTCCACCGCACTGCCAACGGCCACGACTTCACCCGCCGCATCCCAGCCGAGGATTTTTGGTGTTGTTTCCACAATGGCGTCGGGTTTGGGGGCGCGGACTTTGGTGTCCACCGGGTTTACCGCGATGGCTTTGACCGCCACCAGCAGGTCCCGCGGGCCGGGTTCCGGTTGGTCTATTTGCAGGTCAAGCAGGGACTCTTCAGCGTCGATGGGCAGGTATTGGAAAAGACCGACAGCTTTCACGTGGGAGCTCCATATCCGTTGGGTGCTTATAGGGGGCGGACAATCAATGTCCTTTGCTTCAACAATCTCGCCAGTGAGTGCGCACAGTGTGGCACCGCTTTTGTAGGCGCGGTCGCAGTTTAGTTGAGCGGTACCGCAGAGACTGTGATTTGCCTCAGACTTCCGCGGGGATATCGGACGGTCGGACAGGATTACGCGGTTCCCGGCTACTGGCATTCTGTCGGAGGCTGCGTTTTTGCCACCACAGGTAAAGTCCTGTTCCGAACAGGAGCGCGGGTGCCAGTCCTGCAATCAGTACCAGCCAGCGTCCGACGATACCCAGGGCATCGCCGTTATGCAGGGGGAACTGCCAGCGCAGGATCTTGTTGCCCAGTGGAATCTCGGTGACGTTCTGGGACATCAGGACCTCGCCGGAGTACTGGTCGATACGCACAACACTGGCGCCGTAGTTGGACCAGGCTTCGCCGGCGGCGCGGTAAGTGAGGCCGTAGCTGTCTTTGTTATCCACAGGCAGATAAATCCGTTTCAGAACACCACCGGGGAATACGGTCTCACCGATGGCAACGGCCTGGTCTGGAGATATCGGGGTGCCGGATTCCGCGTTCGAGCCGGGCAGGACGGGGCGTGGTTCCAGTTTGAACAAACTGCCCACCACCGCTTCAACCTGCGAGGGGAATACCAGGGTCACGCCGGAAAAGCTGATCAACAGCAAAAGCGGCAGAAAATAAATACCGAACACCTGGTGGACATCAAAATAAAAGCGGAAGCGGTTGCCGGTGCGGGAGATGGTCAAGGCGCGCTTCCATTTCCCTTTGCCGGGCTTGCGTTTTTTCGGCCACCACAGCACGGCGCCGCTGATACAGAACAGCATCAGCAGCAGCCCCATAAAGCCCACCACGGTTTTACCGGTTTTACCCGCGAGCAATGTGTAGTGCAGGCGGTAAATCCAGGTCATGGCACTTTGCGATGTGCCCCAGGTGCGCACCGCGAGTACTTCTGCATCGGTGGGCGATACGCTGACTTCCACCGGGCCTGGTGCACCTTCTGGCGTGGGAAAGCGTACAACGTGGGGGCTGCCCGGCTGGCGCTGGGTCATCAACCTTGTGGGCGCGGGATTGCCCGGCACTGCCGCCTGAGCAGCGGTGAGGATATCCGCGTAGCTGGCCGCTTGGGCACTGGGATTGAAGCGGACGGTGTGCGGTGCGAGCTTCTCATCCAGCGCGTGATCGAACACCAGCAGGCTGCCGGTCAATCCGATAAGCGCAAGCAGCAGGCCGAGGGTAAGGCCCGCGTACTTGTGAAGGATGAAAAAGGTTTTGCGCATGCACACCTCAGCCCGTCATTCCGGCAGTCGCCGGAATCCGGATACCCGCTTGCGCGGGTATCACAGGACTTGATTAAAACACTTTCGAGTAAGACAGATTCACGCTGCGCCCCAGGCCCTTGAAGTTGCGGGCATCGTTACCTGCGGTCTGGGAGTAGTAGGTGAAGTAGTCTTCGTTGGTCAGGTTCTGGACCCCCAGCGCAAACTCACCACCCAGCGCTTTCAGCTGTGCACTGGCATCGATAATGGTGTAGCCGTCGAATTCGGTGGTCACCACTCCCGCGCTGTTTTCAAAGTCGCGGTCCAGCAGCCAGTTGGCCTGCAGGCGAGTGCTGAACACGTCGTTCCAGTTGCGCACCCAGCTCAGGTTGAAGCGGTTGGGGGCGATATTGCGGCCGTCCAGGTCGGTATCCACCTTGCCGTCGTCGTTGGAGTCGTAGCGACCCTTGGTGTAGGCGTAACGGGCTTCCAGGGTATCGGTTTCAGTAACAAACCACTGACCGCGCAATTCTACACCGTCGATCTCGGTCTGCTCGCGGCTGACACTGTAAATGCCGTCGCTGCCGAGGTTCAGGCGCTGGCCGAAGTCGGAGTCGGAGGTGTAGTAGGCCAGCTGTGCGGTAAATTTATCGCCGCTGAAGTCCACCCCGATTTCCTGGTTTTCGGTCAGGATCGGTTTCAGGTTCAGGAAGCTTTCCACATCCAGGTCCGGCTGGTTGATGCCGCGCAGAACCCGGCCCACATCCGGCATAGAGAAACCTTCGGAGTAGTTGGCGTAGACCCGCAGACCTTCGTTAATTGCATAGGTCGCGCCGATGTTGCCGAGGGTTTCGCTGAACTCCGGGTTGCCGCCCTTCACGAACTGGCCGCCGTTATAGGAGTACAGGGTGGTGAAGTCATCCACCTGCAGTTCGGAGATTTCACGGCGCACACCGGCGGTGATGGTCATGTGCTCGATGCCGCTGAACTCCGCCTGAGCATAGGGCGCGATGTTCTTGTATTTGGTCGGCGGTACCCAGGCGCGGTTGGTCAGGATCAGCTGCTGCCAGGTTTCGTCCTGTAGCAGGTCCACACCGTAGGCGAGGCTCACCGGCGCGCCGGCAATTTCATCCTTGATCAGGGTCAGCTTCAGGCCGCGCTTTTCCGAGTTGTTCTGGGACTGGTCGAATACCACGTCGCCGTAGGCGGGATCCTGGAAGGTCCCGCTGGGGGTGCCGCCATAAGTGCCGGCGAAGTCCTGGGAGAAAACCTGTGCGCGCAGTTTCTGGCCGAGGAAATCTTCCTTGGTGTACTGCAGGTTAATGGTGGTCACATCGTTGGAGGGTGATTTGCCCGGTACGTCCGCCTCGATTGCGGTGGTGGGGATGCCCTCGGAAATGTCGCCGTCGACGCTCAACCAGTTGTTGTTGCCTTCCAGCAGATAGTGGTTGACGGTCAGCTGTACGCGCTGGTCGCCCCAGCTGTAGCCGGTCTTTACGAACGCATTAATGGTCTCGCTGTCCATGGTGTCGCCCTGGGTATTGTCGAAACCGACAATCTCTCCGTTGGCGTCGTAGCTGATCCCGGTGTTGCGGTAGGCCAGGCTCGCGAGTACATCGACATCGTTCATCTTGCCCGAGAGGCTGTAGCTGCCGTTGTAACCCAGGGTGTCACCCAGCTCTTCCGGCTGCAGGTTGGATTCCACGCGCAGGCTCTGCTGGAACTCATCGCTGGGGGTGCGCGTCACCAGGTTAATGATGCCGCCGGAGGCGCCCATGCCGTGAATGGCGTTGGCGCCGTGAATTACCTCTACCCGCTCCAGCATCAGCGGATCGATGGTGTGGCCGTCGCGGCCGCCATCGCGCAGTGGGTTTGACTGCGGCACGCCGTCGATCAGGTACAGCGGCTTGCGGCCGCGCAGGCTCTCACCGGCACTGGTCATTTTCTGACGGCTGGGGGAGAAGCTGGGGATCAGGTTGCCGAGGATGGTGGACAGGTCGCTGGTGGCAGCCATCTGGTTGGTCAGTTCCTGCTGGTCGATCAGGGTGACGGTATTGGGAATGGCGTTCAGGGGCTTTTCCGTACGGCTCGCGGTGACCACAACTTCTTCGGCAATACGCGCATCGGTTTCTGCGGCAGAGGCCATTGAGGTGGTGATTGAACTGGCGGCGGCGATGGCCAGGGCAAGGGAAGTACGTGTCCCGCGCATGCTGAACTCCTCGGGGAATTATTTGGTGAGATATGTTGTGAAACTTTGTTGTAGATACTGGGCTTATGTTTTGGGCGCGACTGCTTGTTCAAGTCACGTGGCGGGCGATAGGTGATGACCCCGCCCGGATGTCTTAAGCCCCAGTTAAACTGGAGCGCGATCATAAAGTAAATGAGAATGCTTAGCAATTAGCATCTGGTGGCAGCGGGTGCTGTTTCATTAATATCCTTGTCAGGCCCGTAAATACTGGTGTTCGAGCAAGGCGTGAAATTAAATGCCAGAAGTGACTTGACTCCCCCGGGGGCGATCAATAGAATGCGCAGCCTCTGAGCGGTTGGGGTCACCCACCGCGGGAAATCGAAGTCCTACCAGGTCGATTTCCAGGGTTGTTGGTGCGGGGTGGAGCAGCCTGGTAGCTCGTCGGGCTCATAACCCGAAGGTCGTAGGTTCAAATCCTGCCCCCGCTACCAAATTTCCATTTATACTTCTCAAGTGGTAAGTGGTTGTAAGATCCCAGAGTTGTTGTTGCGGGGTGGAGCAGCCTGGTAGCTCGTCGGGCTCATAACCCGAAGGTCGTAGGTTCAAATCCTGCCCCCGCTACCAAATTTTACAAAAGTGCTTCAGGGCGCTTTTGTGTAGTAAAAGCCCCTGTTAGGGGCTTTTTCGTATCTGCGGCAAATGGGGTTATCCTAGTTTGTCATCCGAATGGGCCGGAAGTCGGCGCCGCGGTTTCTCATTCGGACCGTGGGGTCAGCTTCGCTGCCCATTTTTTGTTTTTGCAACCTGCTGCGGCAGTTGCACATCTGCCCCGCTAGTCGGCAGCACTGCTGACATGATCGCGGGCGAAAGTGGTGATATGGCAAGTAAGCGCGAACTTTTGGAAGAGCTTCTGGCTCCAGTGGTTGAATCGCTGGGGTGTGAACTGTGGGGGATCGAATACCAGACCCACGGTCGCAACGCCCTGCTGCGCATTTATATCGACGCCGAAGAGGGCGTTACCGTGGAGGACTGCGAAAAGGTCAGTCGCCAGGCAAGCGCAGTGCTGGATGTGGAAGATCCGATCACCGGCAATTACACCCTGGAGGTTTCCTCCCCGGGTATGGACCGGCCGCTGTACA
Encoded here:
- a CDS encoding xanthine dehydrogenase family protein molybdopterin-binding subunit, encoding MSNTIVDPNATQTDEVELEIANVSRRRFLRGLTATGVLVIAARWTPATSAAEGEDPDNPKKYGAEAMAHGWVDNPDVFISIAPDNTVTLINHRGEMGQGIRTSVAMVMADEMGADWQKVRVEQAIANEEKYGNQNTDGSRSMRHWFDPLRRAGAAARSMLEHAAAKLWGVPVAECRTGVHQVIHIPTNRTLSFGELAATAAEQPVPERKSLKLKSPDEWRFIMREPQAFPKTNDAQPLAVDGMDILTGKAQFAADVSWDNMLYAVIARPPSYGAAVKSFDDKKALAVPGVVKVIQMPTATQPSGYEPMGGIAVLAESTWAAIQGRKALGIDWDNGPAGANASYDSVAYRKLLGERAKTTGKVVSQKGDMAAAREAAAQSLSVNYYAPHMAQAPMEPMAAMVRINGDRADVWTSVQNPQAARDGVAKRLQLKPENVTVQCGLMGGGFGRKAKPDYVFEAADLSKAMNGRPVRVQWTREDDLHNGFFHTVALEHMQGYLDDNKRVSGWLHRSLAPSISSLFAPNAEYQSPSEMGMGIRNMPFDIPAVQLENGEAEGHIRIGWFRSVYNVPHAFAIQSFVAELAHLAGKDHRDFLLELLGPDRKIDPGKEHIFNYGEDPARYPIDTARYRAVIERATKEAGWGREMPANRGLGLAVHNSFVSYCAIVMDVEVTEGGDVIVHRADVAFDCGPQINPDRVAAQMEGACVMGTGIALMTQITAKDGRIQQDNFHQYLVPRINHAPREIHVHAVNNDLDMPLGGVGEPGLPPVAPALCNAIFAATGKRIRTLPIADQLKS
- a CDS encoding XdhC family protein → MQHLDVQVVERGLAWLSAGETIWFCTVLSTFGSSPRAPGSIMVARGDGRHLGSLSGGCVEEDFLARVQRGEFSQRVSVERYGDQRDRPAVEHRLPVQLPCGGILEVLIERLTPEHGNRQHLAELLAVLRGQRQKIRTVSLVDGCSSLFPVAHTDGDTVSVTADIASIRVGPASRLVIAGLSSVARTCAEFAVALGYEVILCEPREEEYRDFHLAGVRLEKIFPSRFIAEAGNCHQQTAVVAMTHDPRIDDLAMMEAVKTDAFYIGVMGSRRTSDKRATRLLSTGGLTAEELDRIHMPIGLALGSKTPAEIALAVMADILRVQRGIRRDAL
- a CDS encoding nucleotidyltransferase family protein, with translation MYSEVSGAMHSDFDNLPYELGGRTLGLVMAAGFSRRFGGVDKRTLRLADGVGLLEHTLAQLRPVFTDTSGASLLAVVIRPDDCPTALGIPDDCHIVRAPNARCGLGASISDGMTAVREMSFIRDIDSVAILLGDMPALQPAILTKLLKLSANDAIVRPRFNMQCGHPVVFGRKFWPALYGLTGDEGARQVIAANVSALTVVDVDDPGTLLDIDTRGAFDRHWQGNAGMTSNLFPAAQD
- a CDS encoding zinc-binding alcohol dehydrogenase family protein, whose product is MKAVGLFQYLPIDAEESLLDLQIDQPEPGPRDLLVAVKAIAVNPVDTKVRAPKPDAIVETTPKILGWDAAGEVVAVGSAVENFGPGDQVYYAGDITRPGCYSEFQLVDARLAARIPRTQDYSAAAALPLTSLTAWEALFDRLEISSTGKDAGKSILIIGAAGGVGSMAIQLARALAKLNVIATASRTKSSFWVKQMGASHVVNHRNPVDEELTDIGIPEVDYILCLADTDQHFPAMANAIKPQGKICCVVDNKEPLPLNLLKPKSATFVWEFMFTRSQFATDDMDRQGWILEQIAELVDNETLVTTVSDTVEPISATNLRLAHRQLETGRTIGKLVLSGWE
- a CDS encoding PepSY-associated TM helix domain-containing protein; this encodes MRKTFFILHKYAGLTLGLLLALIGLTGSLLVFDHALDEKLAPHTVRFNPSAQAASYADILTAAQAAVPGNPAPTRLMTQRQPGSPHVVRFPTPEGAPGPVEVSVSPTDAEVLAVRTWGTSQSAMTWIYRLHYTLLAGKTGKTVVGFMGLLLMLFCISGAVLWWPKKRKPGKGKWKRALTISRTGNRFRFYFDVHQVFGIYFLPLLLLISFSGVTLVFPSQVEAVVGSLFKLEPRPVLPGSNAESGTPISPDQAVAIGETVFPGGVLKRIYLPVDNKDSYGLTYRAAGEAWSNYGASVVRIDQYSGEVLMSQNVTEIPLGNKILRWQFPLHNGDALGIVGRWLVLIAGLAPALLFGTGLYLWWQKRSLRQNASSREPRNPVRPSDIPAEV
- a CDS encoding TonB-dependent receptor, producing the protein MRGTRTSLALAIAAASSITTSMASAAETDARIAEEVVVTASRTEKPLNAIPNTVTLIDQQELTNQMAATSDLSTILGNLIPSFSPSRQKMTSAGESLRGRKPLYLIDGVPQSNPLRDGGRDGHTIDPLMLERVEVIHGANAIHGMGASGGIINLVTRTPSDEFQQSLRVESNLQPEELGDTLGYNGSYSLSGKMNDVDVLASLAYRNTGISYDANGEIVGFDNTQGDTMDSETINAFVKTGYSWGDQRVQLTVNHYLLEGNNNWLSVDGDISEGIPTTAIEADVPGKSPSNDVTTINLQYTKEDFLGQKLRAQVFSQDFAGTYGGTPSGTFQDPAYGDVVFDQSQNNSEKRGLKLTLIKDEIAGAPVSLAYGVDLLQDETWQQLILTNRAWVPPTKYKNIAPYAQAEFSGIEHMTITAGVRREISELQVDDFTTLYSYNGGQFVKGGNPEFSETLGNIGATYAINEGLRVYANYSEGFSMPDVGRVLRGINQPDLDVESFLNLKPILTENQEIGVDFSGDKFTAQLAYYTSDSDFGQRLNLGSDGIYSVSREQTEIDGVELRGQWFVTETDTLEARYAYTKGRYDSNDDGKVDTDLDGRNIAPNRFNLSWVRNWNDVFSTRLQANWLLDRDFENSAGVVTTEFDGYTIIDASAQLKALGGEFALGVQNLTNEDYFTYYSQTAGNDARNFKGLGRSVNLSYSKVF
- the rimP gene encoding ribosome maturation factor RimP, with protein sequence MASKRELLEELLAPVVESLGCELWGIEYQTHGRNALLRIYIDAEEGVTVEDCEKVSRQASAVLDVEDPITGNYTLEVSSPGMDRPLYKLEQFERYTGAQVEVRLRMPLEGQRKWRGLLAGVEGDEVVLRIDSENEYLLPIDSIERANVIPQFESGKKK